The following proteins come from a genomic window of Candidatus Hydrogenedentota bacterium:
- a CDS encoding DegT/DnrJ/EryC1/StrS aminotransferase family protein, with product MVSDAMRRLAIHGGPMVRPTPWTPRRLFDEAEKRAVCGLFDAAMASGEAFGYDGAPEQAYCRAFAAYMGGGFADAVSSGSAAVYVALRALAIEPFTEVIVPPVTDMGGVMPVPVCSCIPVVADTAPRSYLVGPEQIADRITERTSAIIVAHIAGLACDMDPIMDMARARGIPVIEDCAQAHGATYKGRPVGAFGDVAAFSTMSGKHHATGAQGGVVYTQREDLYWKSRRASDRGKPFGLEGEDTNVVCTLNFNSNDLACSIGLVQLQKLPAILEGRRKAARALAECCETLETVRVDLGLPDSDGAFWFLVFELDTDKVSCGVAAFAAALEAEGMPFFARYTQPFTRHRWYRERAVFGSSGYPWSCPLYKGDPDRKYPLPNMDDAHTRLFGLRVHENLTDADVEDAFAALCKVEAAYLK from the coding sequence ATGGTTTCGGATGCGATGCGGCGGCTCGCGATCCATGGGGGGCCGATGGTGCGCCCCACGCCGTGGACGCCGCGCCGCCTGTTTGATGAGGCGGAGAAACGGGCGGTGTGCGGCCTGTTCGACGCGGCGATGGCGTCGGGCGAGGCATTCGGTTATGACGGCGCGCCGGAGCAGGCGTATTGCCGCGCGTTCGCGGCGTACATGGGCGGGGGCTTCGCGGATGCGGTCAGTTCGGGTTCGGCCGCGGTCTATGTGGCGTTGCGCGCGCTGGCTATCGAGCCGTTCACGGAGGTGATCGTGCCGCCGGTGACGGATATGGGCGGGGTCATGCCTGTGCCCGTGTGCAGTTGCATCCCGGTCGTGGCGGACACCGCCCCGCGCAGCTATCTCGTGGGGCCGGAGCAGATCGCGGACCGGATCACGGAACGCACGAGCGCAATCATCGTGGCGCATATCGCGGGGCTGGCATGCGACATGGACCCGATCATGGACATGGCGCGAGCCCGGGGCATCCCGGTCATCGAGGACTGCGCGCAGGCGCATGGCGCAACCTACAAGGGGCGGCCCGTGGGCGCGTTCGGCGACGTGGCCGCGTTTTCGACGATGTCCGGCAAGCATCACGCGACGGGCGCGCAGGGCGGGGTGGTTTACACGCAGCGCGAGGACCTCTACTGGAAGTCGCGCCGCGCGTCGGACCGGGGCAAGCCGTTCGGTCTCGAGGGCGAGGATACGAACGTCGTCTGCACGCTGAATTTCAATTCGAACGACTTGGCGTGCTCCATCGGCCTGGTTCAATTGCAGAAGCTGCCCGCCATCCTCGAAGGGCGCCGCAAGGCCGCGCGCGCGCTGGCGGAGTGCTGCGAAACGCTGGAAACGGTCCGGGTCGATCTGGGCCTGCCCGATTCCGACGGCGCATTCTGGTTTTTGGTGTTCGAGCTGGACACGGACAAGGTCTCGTGCGGCGTGGCGGCGTTCGCGGCGGCGCTCGAAGCAGAGGGCATGCCGTTCTTCGCGCGGTATACGCAGCCCTTTACGCGCCATCGGTGGTACAGGGAGCGGGCCGTATTCGGATCGAGCGGCTATCCGTGGTCGTGCCCGCTTTACAAAGGCGACCCGGACCGCAAGTACCCCCTGCCGAACATGGATGACGCGCATACGCGGCTGTTCGGGCTGCGTGTTCATGAGAACCTGACGGACGCGGACGTCGAGGACGCGTTTGCGGCGCTGTGCAAGGTGGAGGCGGCCTATCTGAAATAG
- a CDS encoding right-handed parallel beta-helix repeat-containing protein — protein sequence MKRVAGQVCLFALTGALLLSVDVWGDTFEVESASSGGAGSLRAAIMAVNAETSGNHQIIFADSYMTVNLTSALPALTYAGGTVTISGSGAILNGSGLSGSEVGLHFQGGPVFLEDMDIVYFPSHGIQIEADGSAVAQCKIGSRGSTDMGNGGNGIHVNGAVDITIGGAKGGNVISGNDLSGIYVIGSEDVTITRNKIGLNDVGRAPLGNGQSGIQIVASELCRVGSSSTADRNYIAANGADGVLINASNDCSVKGNYIGIDTLQAAQPNGGAGVQVAVGQDNQIGGTVADEGNVISGNTGSGIVVSEPASETRVFGNRIGTNEAGTSAIPNGFAGVHLAGGFLNEIGGGEEGAGNTISGNAQAGVLVQSITTANSIEGNYIGTDANGQSAIPNLYGVFFDRASSNTLGGTEPGEGNVISGNTSSGVRMDGTETEACSLNFVLGNRVGLRADGAAAIPNGAEGILLQNAASNFIGGSELGSGNIISGNTTNGISMTGEFVGENVVAGNWIGLDGGGAAAVPNGGDGVLVRGADNEIGGMDAGAGNIISGNTGCGVRVDGVESSGTIVKGNWVGVNVEGTATVPNEAAGVLVQSSSDNVIGGAESGAANYISGNTGGGVEISGDVTPVTNNIIQGNIIGLLPNPEKTVKSNGGAGIRLTGPVSATLVGGMAAGEPNIIAYSLNGGIWLNAGAAQNTFTRNAIYGNSVGGIVLDAGTNGDIEAPQLVQIGETISGYAPPNSVVELFADKGGQGETYLTSTTADGGGNFTVTGLNLMPYGGLNMTATCTDTTGNTSEFSDPGAIPEVPVEMSMLRDTPALYYPNQVIEITVQLTYSGSDPLTNVAVQETPPAGWMFYDYVNGPAPDSQPGSLTPGPFTFVWNSAIPSFPMEFTYSVYVPQTQVGQVTFSGIAGYQTGGPYEIQTEPVESVIEEGIPEIVMSRTVNATYSPGNTFDVILHFEYLAGPPTVSVFAVEEVAPPGWTFVGLLAGDLPSNGPDIGEEGGFNFNYSPGEIPAFPIEFSYRVQVPGGQAGIVSFWGHAGFRLQGVDREYLSNTVYSDVNPPGGEGEGEGEGEGEGEGEGEGEGECADEWHTADQDHSSEVELTELLRVIQFYNSGGFHCADDPGSTEDGFVPGAGANYSCCPHDSDYAPSGPDWAIALTELLRVIQFYNSGGYHYCPGDGTEDGFCPGP from the coding sequence ATGAAAAGGGTGGCAGGGCAGGTGTGTCTTTTCGCATTGACGGGGGCTCTTCTCCTAAGCGTGGATGTCTGGGGCGACACGTTTGAGGTGGAAAGCGCCTCCAGCGGCGGGGCGGGGTCTTTGCGGGCGGCCATCATGGCGGTAAACGCGGAAACGTCCGGCAACCATCAGATTATCTTTGCGGACTCCTATATGACTGTCAACTTGACGTCCGCGCTGCCCGCGCTCACGTACGCGGGCGGCACGGTCACCATATCCGGCAGCGGCGCGATACTCAACGGCAGCGGTCTGTCCGGTTCGGAAGTCGGCCTCCATTTTCAGGGCGGGCCGGTGTTTCTTGAAGACATGGACATCGTTTATTTCCCCTCTCACGGGATTCAGATCGAGGCGGACGGCTCGGCTGTTGCGCAATGCAAGATCGGCTCGCGGGGCAGCACGGACATGGGGAATGGCGGGAACGGCATTCACGTGAACGGGGCGGTGGATATCACCATTGGCGGCGCGAAAGGCGGCAACGTCATTTCGGGCAACGACTTGAGCGGCATTTACGTGATTGGTTCGGAAGACGTTACGATCACGCGAAACAAGATCGGCCTGAACGATGTCGGGCGCGCCCCGCTGGGCAATGGCCAGTCGGGCATCCAGATTGTCGCATCCGAGCTCTGCCGCGTGGGTTCTTCGAGCACGGCGGACCGCAACTACATAGCGGCGAACGGCGCCGACGGCGTGCTCATCAATGCATCGAATGATTGCTCGGTCAAGGGCAACTACATCGGCATTGACACGCTGCAGGCGGCACAGCCGAATGGCGGCGCGGGCGTACAGGTGGCGGTGGGGCAGGACAACCAAATCGGCGGCACGGTCGCCGACGAAGGCAACGTGATTTCCGGAAACACCGGCAGCGGGATCGTGGTCTCCGAACCTGCATCCGAGACCCGAGTGTTTGGCAACCGGATAGGGACGAACGAGGCTGGCACGTCCGCCATCCCGAACGGTTTCGCGGGCGTGCATCTGGCCGGCGGTTTTCTCAACGAGATAGGCGGCGGCGAGGAAGGCGCCGGGAACACGATCTCGGGCAATGCCCAGGCCGGCGTGCTGGTGCAGAGCATTACGACGGCGAACAGCATCGAGGGGAACTACATCGGAACGGACGCGAATGGGCAGTCCGCCATCCCGAATCTGTACGGCGTGTTTTTTGATCGCGCCTCCAGCAACACCCTGGGCGGCACCGAGCCGGGCGAGGGCAACGTCATCTCCGGCAACACCTCCAGCGGCGTCCGGATGGACGGCACGGAAACGGAAGCTTGTTCGCTGAATTTCGTTCTGGGGAACCGGGTTGGTCTCCGCGCGGACGGCGCGGCCGCGATCCCGAACGGGGCCGAGGGCATCTTGCTCCAGAACGCCGCCAGCAACTTTATCGGCGGCAGCGAACTGGGTTCGGGCAACATCATTTCCGGCAATACTACGAACGGCATATCCATGACCGGCGAATTTGTGGGCGAAAACGTCGTCGCCGGGAACTGGATCGGCCTCGATGGCGGCGGCGCGGCCGCGGTGCCCAACGGCGGGGATGGTGTGCTAGTGCGCGGCGCGGACAACGAAATCGGCGGCATGGACGCGGGCGCAGGCAACATTATTTCCGGCAACACGGGGTGCGGCGTGCGCGTCGACGGCGTGGAAAGCAGCGGCACCATCGTCAAAGGTAATTGGGTCGGCGTGAACGTCGAGGGCACGGCGACGGTACCGAACGAGGCGGCGGGCGTGCTCGTCCAGAGTTCCTCCGATAACGTCATTGGCGGCGCGGAATCCGGCGCGGCAAACTACATCTCTGGAAACACAGGAGGCGGCGTAGAAATCTCGGGCGATGTAACCCCGGTGACCAACAATATTATTCAGGGCAATATCATAGGGCTCCTGCCCAACCCCGAGAAAACGGTAAAATCAAACGGCGGCGCGGGTATCCGTCTCACGGGCCCGGTTTCGGCGACTTTGGTCGGCGGTATGGCCGCGGGGGAACCCAACATCATCGCTTACAGCCTGAACGGCGGTATCTGGCTTAACGCCGGCGCTGCGCAGAACACCTTCACCAGGAACGCGATCTACGGCAATTCCGTGGGGGGCATTGTCCTCGACGCGGGCACGAACGGCGACATCGAGGCACCGCAACTGGTGCAGATTGGCGAAACGATTAGCGGTTACGCGCCGCCGAATAGCGTGGTGGAACTTTTTGCCGACAAGGGGGGCCAGGGTGAGACCTATCTCACGTCTACCACGGCCGATGGCGGCGGTAATTTCACTGTGACGGGCCTGAACCTGATGCCGTACGGTGGCCTGAACATGACCGCCACGTGCACCGATACTACGGGCAACACCTCGGAGTTCAGCGACCCCGGTGCGATTCCGGAAGTGCCCGTGGAGATGTCGATGCTGCGGGATACGCCCGCGCTCTACTATCCGAATCAGGTCATTGAGATCACGGTTCAGTTGACGTACTCGGGCAGTGACCCGCTGACCAACGTGGCCGTCCAGGAAACACCGCCCGCGGGCTGGATGTTCTATGACTATGTGAACGGCCCCGCCCCCGATTCGCAGCCTGGTTCTCTTACTCCGGGCCCCTTCACGTTTGTCTGGAATTCGGCGATTCCATCGTTCCCCATGGAATTCACGTACAGCGTATACGTGCCGCAGACTCAAGTAGGTCAGGTGACCTTCTCGGGAATTGCGGGATATCAGACCGGGGGACCTTATGAGATTCAAACCGAACCCGTTGAATCGGTCATTGAGGAAGGGATACCCGAAATCGTGATGTCGCGCACGGTGAACGCAACGTACTCACCAGGAAATACGTTTGATGTCATCCTGCATTTCGAGTACCTGGCAGGTCCGCCCACGGTCAGCGTGTTCGCGGTGGAAGAGGTTGCGCCTCCCGGCTGGACCTTCGTCGGACTGCTCGCGGGCGACCTGCCCTCCAATGGCCCGGATATTGGTGAGGAAGGCGGGTTCAACTTTAATTACTCGCCCGGAGAAATACCGGCATTCCCGATTGAATTCTCGTATCGCGTCCAGGTCCCGGGCGGTCAAGCGGGAATAGTCAGTTTCTGGGGTCATGCGGGATTCCGGCTCCAGGGCGTAGACAGAGAGTATTTGTCGAACACGGTGTATTCGGACGTGAACCCGCCGGGCGGCGAAGGTGAGGGCGAAGGCGAGGGTGAAGGCGAGGGCGAAGGCGAGGGCGAAGGCGAGGGTGAATGCGCCGATGAATGGCACACAGCCGACCAGGACCACAGCAGCGAGGTGGAACTGACGGAACTGCTGCGCGTCATTCAATTCTACAACTCCGGCGGGTTCCATTGTGCGGACGACCCCGGGTCGACAGAGGACGGATTCGTGCCGGGCGCCGGTGCGAATTACTCCTGCTGTCCGCACGACAGCGACTATGCGCCCAGCGGGCCAGACTGGGCCATTGCGCTTACGGAACTGCTGCGCGTCATTCAATTCTACAACTCGGGCGGTTACCACTACTGCCCGGGCGATGGTACGGAGGACGGTTTCTGCCCGGGGCCGTGA